Proteins from one Acidimicrobiia bacterium genomic window:
- a CDS encoding acetate--CoA ligase family protein, producing MSSPNRPARDVSGRPLALRDVDLDVFLHPKSVAVVGASDASRKPNTLMTARIKAFADANGARFHPVTPSYPEVQGVPTVASITEVPGEVDLAVLLTGAERVVDNFEEAVAKKAKFAVIFSAGFSEIGPAGEALEARLADAAHNGDTRLLGPNTNLNAFSDFRADLAGPAIALVTQSGHQGRPIFQGQELGIRLSHWAPTGNEVDLEFADWARYFADQPDVGVIAAYIEGFKDGRSLMLAADHAAKLKKPLVIVKVGKTEAGASMAQSHTGHLTGSDAVTSAVFRQFGVTRVDGLDELLDVSAAFARTKPPKGDGVCVYAISGGTGAHMADMAAAAGLRMPELTKKTQAALHTGLIPSYLRVSNPVDCGGPPVMTSAGRKIIDAILADKNVDILIVPITGALETMSAPMVRDLVAASDTTDKPIFVVWGSPVGTEPAYVDGLLQSRLPVFRTFANCVRAVRAYLDYWDFVAHYDSPFDDAPAKPLPAAKKARAVLAGAAPGEALSEHASKQVLRAYGIKTTNDVLCASAAAAVKAAKEIGFPVVMKVSSPDILHKSDAGVVKVGVGSPKEVRAAYDDLLAKAKKANRKARVEGVIVAEMVSGGVETLVGVSQDPLFGPVVTVGLGGIFVEVLGDVSFRVPPFHRDEAQRMVDELAGAAVLRGVRGAKPVDEGALVDTIMKVQRLALDLADDVAEIDVNPLVVRPRGAVALDALVVRK from the coding sequence ATGTCCAGCCCGAACCGACCCGCCCGCGACGTCTCCGGGCGTCCGCTCGCGTTGCGCGACGTCGACCTCGACGTGTTCCTGCATCCGAAGTCGGTCGCGGTCGTCGGTGCGTCCGACGCGTCGCGCAAGCCGAACACGTTGATGACCGCGCGCATCAAGGCGTTCGCCGACGCGAACGGCGCGCGCTTCCACCCGGTCACACCGTCGTATCCGGAAGTGCAAGGCGTGCCGACCGTCGCGTCGATCACCGAAGTACCCGGCGAGGTCGATCTCGCGGTGTTGCTGACGGGCGCCGAACGCGTCGTCGACAACTTCGAGGAAGCGGTGGCGAAGAAGGCCAAGTTCGCGGTCATCTTCTCCGCGGGCTTCTCCGAGATCGGACCCGCGGGTGAGGCGCTCGAAGCGCGGCTCGCCGATGCCGCGCACAACGGCGACACGCGGCTGCTCGGCCCGAACACGAACCTCAACGCCTTCTCCGACTTCCGCGCCGATCTCGCCGGTCCCGCGATCGCGCTCGTCACCCAGAGCGGCCACCAGGGCCGGCCGATCTTCCAGGGCCAGGAGCTCGGCATCCGCCTCTCGCACTGGGCGCCGACCGGCAACGAGGTCGACCTCGAGTTCGCCGACTGGGCCCGTTACTTCGCCGACCAACCCGACGTCGGCGTGATCGCCGCGTACATCGAGGGTTTCAAGGACGGCCGGTCGCTCATGCTCGCGGCCGACCACGCGGCGAAGCTGAAGAAGCCGCTCGTGATCGTGAAGGTCGGCAAGACCGAAGCCGGCGCGTCGATGGCGCAGTCGCACACCGGCCACCTCACCGGCTCCGACGCGGTCACGTCGGCGGTGTTCCGCCAGTTCGGTGTGACGCGTGTCGACGGGCTCGACGAGCTGCTCGACGTGTCCGCCGCGTTCGCGCGCACGAAGCCACCGAAGGGCGACGGCGTCTGCGTCTACGCGATCTCCGGCGGCACCGGCGCGCACATGGCCGACATGGCCGCGGCCGCGGGGCTGCGCATGCCGGAGCTCACGAAGAAGACGCAAGCCGCGCTGCACACCGGGCTCATCCCGTCGTACCTGCGCGTGTCGAATCCGGTCGACTGCGGCGGCCCGCCGGTGATGACGTCGGCGGGTCGCAAGATCATCGACGCGATCCTCGCCGACAAGAACGTCGACATCCTGATCGTGCCGATCACGGGCGCGCTCGAGACGATGAGCGCGCCGATGGTGCGCGATCTCGTCGCCGCGTCGGACACGACCGACAAGCCGATCTTCGTCGTGTGGGGCTCGCCGGTCGGTACGGAGCCCGCGTACGTCGACGGGCTGTTGCAGAGCCGCCTGCCGGTGTTCCGCACGTTCGCGAACTGCGTGCGCGCCGTGCGCGCCTATCTCGACTACTGGGACTTCGTCGCGCACTACGACTCTCCGTTCGACGACGCGCCCGCGAAGCCGCTGCCCGCGGCGAAGAAGGCGCGCGCGGTGCTCGCCGGCGCGGCGCCCGGCGAAGCGCTCTCCGAGCACGCGAGCAAGCAGGTGCTGCGCGCCTACGGCATCAAGACCACGAACGACGTGCTGTGCGCGTCGGCGGCCGCCGCGGTGAAGGCCGCGAAGGAGATCGGATTCCCGGTCGTGATGAAGGTCTCGTCGCCGGACATCCTGCACAAGAGCGACGCGGGCGTGGTGAAGGTCGGGGTCGGTTCGCCGAAGGAAGTACGCGCCGCATACGACGACCTGCTCGCGAAGGCGAAGAAGGCGAACCGGAAGGCGCGCGTCGAAGGTGTGATCGTCGCCGAGATGGTGAGCGGCGGCGTCGAGACGCTCGTCGGTGTGTCGCAGGATCCGCTGTTCGGTCCGGTCGTCACCGTCGGCCTCGGCGGCATCTTCGTCGAGGTGCTCGGCGACGTGAGCTTCCGCGTGCCACCGTTCCATCGCGACGAGGCGCAACGCATGGTCGACGAGCTCGCCGGTGCCGCGGTCCTGCGCGGCGTGCGCGGCGCGAAGCCGGTCGACGAAGGCGCGCTCGTCGACACGATCATGAAGGTGCAGCGACTCGCGCTCGATCTCGCCGACGACGTCGCCGAGATCGACGTGAATCCGCTCGTCGTCCGTCCGCGCGGCGCCGTCGCGCTCGATGCACTGGTGGTGCGCAAGTGA
- a CDS encoding ferredoxin has translation MRVVVDFDKCKSNALCMGAAPEVFEVRDDNFLYVLQEAPPEDLRAKVEEAVRICPQQAITLEG, from the coding sequence ATGCGGGTCGTCGTCGACTTCGACAAGTGCAAGAGCAACGCGCTGTGCATGGGCGCGGCGCCGGAGGTCTTCGAGGTGCGGGACGACAACTTCTTGTACGTGCTGCAGGAAGCGCCGCCCGAGGATTTGCGGGCGAAGGTCGAGGAAGCGGTGCGCATCTGCCCGCAACAGGCGATCACGCTCGAGGGCTGA